A single window of Sporosarcina sp. FSL W7-1349 DNA harbors:
- a CDS encoding single-stranded DNA-binding protein has translation MNQVALVGRLTKDPMLRKFAEGRLQTSFVLAINRNFKNQKGEVDTDFVLCTVWGRTAENTAKHCGKGSLIGVGGRIQSRTYERADGKRVYVTEVIADDIRFLATKNRTHDNLYGEPDANEASSSADEGATEHFQLPEKEMEGLPIF, from the coding sequence TTGAACCAGGTTGCACTCGTGGGGCGCCTTACGAAAGATCCCATGCTCCGGAAATTCGCGGAGGGACGGCTGCAGACAAGTTTTGTATTGGCCATCAATCGCAATTTTAAGAATCAAAAAGGCGAGGTGGACACGGACTTTGTCTTATGCACCGTGTGGGGAAGGACGGCGGAAAATACGGCGAAGCATTGCGGAAAAGGATCTTTGATCGGCGTAGGCGGACGGATCCAGTCGCGGACATACGAGCGGGCGGATGGGAAACGCGTGTATGTCACAGAAGTGATTGCCGATGATATCCGTTTTTTGGCGACGAAAAATCGGACTCATGACAACCTGTATGGTGAACCGGATGCCAACGAAGCGTCTTCATCAGCGGATGAGGGGGCGACGGAACATTTCCAATTGCCGGAAAAGGAAATGGAAGGACTACCGATTTTCTGA